The Onthophagus taurus isolate NC chromosome 2, IU_Otau_3.0, whole genome shotgun sequence genome includes a window with the following:
- the LOC139429061 gene encoding uncharacterized protein produces the protein MVTINPINVLNLLMTVFTVMNIPQTPVNEAEVSLKENIQRILMESMEDYNMQIEDETVLIFDSSNGINDGQQIIEDQDTTDRFVEDTDAHCPLKDDIDYEYKLEAVNYWTSGKKGYLKLETVKNKYRKVTSKTQLHRWSKYIEERGTYKEKLAEITEFVINQARAAVDNKLPLHDIDIRRWAIQARNEKNLSPQLFKASHSWVQRFKKANRLVSRKITKFLSQKQIGNVDRVKTLAKDFVKEAKLQIQIYGPENTYNSDQSGFNLEFHSGRTLSDLGVKTVESVVQSVSSTTHSYTIQPVISADGKLLSPLFIVLKEPSGSFGPRVANTMFKADNIYVLASKSGKLTSEHMKNWLQNVYFPNTGSKSLLLLDSWSGHCPEVISEITPSEYGKILLEDSLIRLFFTSMMSIYIRGITY, from the exons atggttacaataaacccaataaacgttttaaatttgctaatgacagtgtttactgttatgaatattccccagactcctgtaaatgaagcagaagttagtttaaaagaaaatatacagcgtattttaatggaaagtatggaagactacaatatgcaaattgaagacgaaactgtattaattttcgattcatccaatggcatcaatgacggtcagcaaattattgaagaccaggatacaactgacaggtttgtagaagatactgatgctcattgtccattgaaggatgacatcgactacgagtacaaattagaggcggtaaattactggacaagtgggaagaaaggttatttgaaactagaaaccgtaaaaaacaaataccgaaaagtaacgtcaaagacccaattgcacagatggtctaaatatattgaagaaagagggacatacaaagaaaaattagcagaaattaccgaatttgtaattaatcaagcgagagccgccgtagataataaattgccactacatgatattgatatacgcagatgggctatacaagctagaaatgaaaagaatttatctcctcaactgttcaaagcatctcatagctgggtgcaacgttttaagaaagcaaatcggttagtaagccgaaaaataacaaaatttctatcccaaaaacaaattggaaatgttgatcgagtaaaaactttagcaaaagatttcgttaaagaggcaaagctacaaatccaaatatatggacctgaaaacacctacaattcggatcagagcggttttaacttggaattccattcgggaagaacattaagcgatttaggagttaaaaccgtagaaagtgtggtccagtcggtgtcatctacaacgcacagttacacaattcaacccgtaatatctgctgatgggaaacttctttctccactttttattgttttaaaagaaccctctggcagctttggaccgagggtagcaaatacaatgtttaaagcagacaatatatacgttttggcatcaaaatctggaaagttaacttcagaacacatgaaaaattggctccaaaatgtatattttccaaatactggttctaaatcattattattattagattcttggagtggccattgtcctgaagttattagtgaaataactccatcag aatatggaaaaattttattagaagattctctgatcagattattctttaccagtatgatgtcaatttacatcagagggataacatattaa